From the Patescibacteria group bacterium genome, the window ATGAATGACCGTTTCGTAAACTCGGCCAGTCGTTAGATAATTATCTGAATAAATATTTTCATTTAAGAATCTTTCATAAGTGCCTATATCTTGATCGGTTTCATCGCCATCTTCCGTGACAAAGACCTCACCATGTTCAGTTGGGTTCATTGTTCCAGCATCAACATTGAGATAAGGATCAATTTTAATAGCTGTCACTCGATAGCCGTATGATTTTAGAATTAAAGCAAGAGAAGCAGTGGCTGTTCCTTTACCTACCCCAGAAAGAACGCCACCAATGATAAAGATATAGCGCGTCATATTTTTGAAACAAAAGGATTGTTTTTTAGATAAAATCTTAGTTTTCTATTGGCCCAATACCGGCCGGCATAATCAATGCCAATTCTTTTGCTCATTGCTATCTCTTCTCTTTTTATTTTTATCCCACAATCTTCTAACCAAATTCTTTGACTCTTGATTAAATCTTCACCATAAAACGATTGATTTAGTTTTAACCACTGACATAATTTGCCTGGTCCATTAGTTATTTTTTTCTTGTTTAAAGTTTTGTTTTTTATCATAACAGGTTCAAGAGCGCGAATCAAGATGCATCTTGGCAAACCAGCTTTTTCTGTCGAGATATTTAATTGCCAATACAGACCATAGACTAAATAAATATAAATATGTCCACCGATTAGATATTCAGCCTTATTTCTGGTTGTTTTTTTCATTCGATAACCATGAGAAGCTTTGTCTTGTGGACCAAGATAAGCTTCAGTTTCAACAACTTTTCCAGCTAAAATTTTATTTCCAAATTTTCTGACTAAAAATTTTCCTAAAAGATCTTTCGCCACAATCAAAGTTGGGCGGGTAAAAAAATTTCTTGTTAATCTTTTTTTCATTGCTAACCTTGAAATCTTTTTAATAAAAAAATGGGCGGTAGTGGATTTGAACCACTGACCTTTACGATGTCAACGTAACGCTCTAACCAACTGAGCTAACCGCCCAAAAATAAAACAAAAATTTATAAAGTGGGTGTGGGTGGACTCGAACCACCGACCTCTTCATTATCAGTGAAGTGCTCTAACCAACTGAGCTACACACCCCTCTTAGAAATTCAAAATTCAAATTTCAAAATGCAAAATTATAAATTAAAATTTATATTAATCAATTTTTTTATGGTTGTCAATGGTGAATTGTTTTAATTATTATAAAAAATAAGAATAAAAAAATCAACCTCTAAGAAGGTTGATTTTTATCCATTCATAACCAATTCCATAAATTGATAATCCTTGACAACTAAAAAGTGATTAGGAAAGACGTTTCCGCTGAAAGAATTTCTCCTCACGGAGAGTCGACCTTCTCTTTACCCCTGAAGGGTAAAGAAAAAATTTAAAATGAGGTAATTCACCGACAGCTTCCGCTACCGGTGCCTTGTTACGACTTAGCCCCTCTCACCGGTCTTACCTTATTCCCACTTCTGTGGGCTTTCGGGTACTACCGGCTCGCTTGGCTTGACGGGCGGTGAGTACAAAGCCCGAGAACGTATTCACCGTGGCAAGGCTGATCCACGGTTACTAGCGATTCCAGCTTCATGAGGTCGAGTTGCAGACCTCAATCCGAACTGAGACCGGATTTGATGGGTTTGGCTCCGCCTTACGGCTTAGCGTCCCTTTGTTCCGGCCATTGTAACACGTGTGTCGCCCAGGGCATAAGGGCCATGCTGATTTGACGTCATCCTCACCTTCCTCCAGCTCATCGCTGGCAGTCTCTTTAGAGATCTCCAAATAAATGGAGCAACTAAAGACAAGGGTTGCGCTCGTTTCCCCACTTAAGGGTACACCTCACGGCACGAGCTGACGACAACCATGCAGCACCTGTGCTGGCTTCCGTCTTGCGACGGATCATCACCCTTTCGGGTTCTTACTACCAGCATGTCAAACCCTGGTAAGGTTCTTCGCTTATCGTCGAATTGAACCACATGTTCCACCGCTTGTGCGGGCTCCCGTCTATTCCTTTGAGTTTTAGCCTTGCGGCCGTACTTCCCAGGCGGGATGCTTAACGCGTTAGCTTATTTCATCGACACTGGAAGGGTCGACACTTCCAATGTCCAGCATCCATCGTTTAGGGCGTGGACTACAAGGGTATCTAATCCTTTTTGCTCCCCACGCTTTCGTGCCTCAGCGTCAGGGCCGTTCTAGCAAGCTGCCTTCGCTTTCGGTGTTCCTGCCGATATCAACGGATTTTACCCCTCCACCGGCAGTTCCGCTTGCCTCTCCCGGCCTCGAGCTAGCCAGTTTTCTCGGCTGTTTCTCTGTTGAGCAGAGAGATTTGACCGGGAACTTAACTAGCCGCCTACGCACACTTTACGCCCAGTAAATCCGGATAACGCTTGGACCACTCGTCTTACCGCGGCTGCTGGCACGAGTTTAGCAGGTCCTTATTCAACTGGTACCATCACTTTAAGGTTTTTCCCAGCTAAAAGAAGTTTACATCCCGAAGGACTTCATCCTTCACGCGGCGTCGCTCGTTCAGGCTTTCGCCCATTGACAAATATGCTCGGCTGCTGCCTCCCGTAGGAGTCTGGGTCGTGTCTCAGTCCCAGTGAGGCGGGTCATGCTCTCACACCCGCTACCCGTCATCGGCTTGGTAGGCCATTACCCTACCAACTACCTGATAGGCCATAAGCCAATCACCGAGCGGATTACCCCTTTACTCTGACGAGACTATTGGGTATTAGCCCCGCTTTCGCGGGGTTATGCCCATCTCGGTGGTATGTACCAATGTGTTACGCTCCCGTTTGCCACTAACCTTGCGTTTTCACACAAGGTCCGTTCGACTTGCATGCCTTAGACACGCCGCCAGCGTTCATCCTGAGCTAGGATCAAACTCTCTGTAGAAAACGTCTTTCCTTAAATCACTTTTTAGTTGTCAAAGAACTTTGAAAACAAATCGCGGAAACCAACCTGGATTTCCACTAAAAATCAGTATTTCTAGAATTGTGTTGGTTTCACGACATTTGTTTAGAATTAAAATTTAAATTAGAAATATTATAAAAGAAATAAAACAATTGTCAACTGTGGATAAGTATCTTTTGCCTGTTTTCATTTCTTACCCTGTTTTTTTTATTTTGGTTTTGATTTACCGGTTTCTAGTCTTGCCTGATGACTGAACAACGATAACCAACAACTAAAAACTATCAACTATTTTCTAACTTTATTTTTTTTTAGATTAATTTTCTAACTTCCCTAATAAAAAATGATTTCACTGTGGGCCAAGAAATTCTTTTTAACATTCTTGGTAGAG encodes:
- a CDS encoding DNA-3-methyladenine glycosylase — encoded protein: MKKRLTRNFFTRPTLIVAKDLLGKFLVRKFGNKILAGKVVETEAYLGPQDKASHGYRMKKTTRNKAEYLIGGHIYIYLVYGLYWQLNISTEKAGLPRCILIRALEPVMIKNKTLNKKKITNGPGKLCQWLKLNQSFYGEDLIKSQRIWLEDCGIKIKREEIAMSKRIGIDYAGRYWANRKLRFYLKNNPFVSKI